The following coding sequences lie in one Arachis hypogaea cultivar Tifrunner chromosome 9, arahy.Tifrunner.gnm2.J5K5, whole genome shotgun sequence genomic window:
- the LOC112712526 gene encoding sucrose transport protein: MESLSSTKHNHNPSKPNSLHLENQPQLPPEPSPLRKIIVVASIAAGVQFGWALQLSLLTPYVQLLGIPHTWAAYIWLCGPISGMLVQPIVGYHSDRCTSRFGRRRPFIAAGALAVAIAVFLIGYAADMGHMFGDSLEKKARPRAIAIFVVGFWILDVANNMLQGPCRALLADLAAGDQRKTRTANAGFSFFMAVGNVLGYAAGSYSGLHHIFPFTKTKACDVYCANLKSCFFLSIAMLLTLATAASVYVKEKPLSPEKSTAADAEDEGKSHGMPCFGELSGAFRELKRPMWILLLVTCLNWIAWFPFLLFDTDWMGREVYGGTVGVGKAYDMGVRAGALGLMLNSLVLGAASLGVEILARAVGGVKRLWGIVNFILAICLAMTVLVTKQAEHSRHFAPGSHDPLPPPGHVKAGALALFSVLGIPLAITYSIPFALASIFSTSTGAGQGLSLGVLNLAIVIPQMVISVTSGPWDALFGGGNLPAFVVGAVAAAASGILSIILLPSPPPDLAKAATAAGGGFH; the protein is encoded by the exons ATGGAGTCCCTTTCCTCCACCAAACACAATCATAATCCTTCTAAGCCTAATTCTCTTCACTTAGAGAACCAGCCTCAACTACCACCCGAGCCAAGTCCTCTACGTAAGATCATCGTCGTGGCGTCTATTGCTGCCGGTGTTCAGTTTGGATGGGCTTTACAGCTCTCCTTGCTGACTCCCTACGTCCAGCTGCTTGGAATTCCACACACTTGGGCCGCTTATATCTGGCTCTGCGGCCCAATAAGTGGGATGCTTGTGCAGCCTATAGTAGGCTACCATAGTGACCGCTGCACGTCACGGTTTGGACGCCGGCGGCCCTTCATTGCTGCGGGTGCTTTGGCGGTTGCCATCGCAGTGTTCCTTATAGGCTATGCTGCTGACATGGGACACATGTTTGGTGACTCGCTGGAGAAGAAGGCCCGCCCGCGCGCCATAGCCATCTTCGTGGTCGGGTTCTGGATCCTCGACGTGGCGAACAACATGCTTCAAGGTCCATGCCGGGCACTCCTGGCCGACCTCGCTGCGGGAGATCAACGGAAAACGCGTACGGCCAACGCTGGCTTCTCGTTCTTCATGGCGGTGGGAAACGTCCTAGGATACGCCGCCGGTTCCTACAGCGGTCTCCACCACATCTTTCCGTTCACGAAAACGAAAGCATGTGATGTGTACTGTGCAAATCTCAAAAGCTGCTTCTTCCTCTCAATCGCGATGTTGCTAACTCTAGCCACGGCGGCGTCGGTATACGTCAAAGAGAAACCACTGTCGCCGGAGAAATCAACGGCAGCGGACGCCGAGGACGAAGGGAAATCACACGGCATGCCGTGCTTCGGAGAATTGTCCGGCGCGTTCCGCGAATTGAAGAGGCCGATGTGGATCTTGTTGCTGGTGACGTGTCTGAATTGGATCGCGTGGTTCCCGTTCTTGCTCTTCGACACCGATTGGATGGGGAGAGAAGTGTACGGCGGAACGGTTGGTGTTGGTAAGGCATACGATATGGGCGTACGCGCCGGAGCCTTAGGGTTGATGTTGAACTCGCTGGTGCTCGGAGCGGCGTCGTTGGGGGTGGAGATTTTGGCGCGTGCAGTTGGTGGAGTTAAGAGGCTTTGGGGAATCGTGAACTTCATTCTTGCAATTTGTCTTGCAATGACGGTTTTGGTTACCAAGCAAGCCGAGCACTCGCGCCATTTCGCCCCTGGATCACACGACCCTCTTCCGCCGCCCGGACACGTTAAGGCCGGCGCTTTGGCTCTCTTCTCCGTTCTTGGAATTCCCCTTGCG ATTACTTACAGCATACCCTTTGCTCTAGCATCTATATTCTCTACCTCCACAGGAGCAGGACAAG GGTTATCTCTAGGAGTTCTCAATCTTGCAATTGTCATACCACAG ATGGTGATTTCTGTAACTAGTGGACCATGGGATGCTCTGTTTGGTGGTGGAAACTTGCCAGCATTTGTGGTGGGAGCAGTGGCAGCAGCAGCAAGTGGCATATTATCTATAATCCTGCTACCATCACCGCCGCCGGATTTGGCCAAGGCCGCAACTGCCGCCGGAGGAGGCTTCCATTAA
- the LOC112712527 gene encoding alpha-(1,4)-fucosyltransferase gives MLLVPPKPINITITISIMLLFIFFLFFFSGFFHFPSSLSPITTTTTSRTARFTPAAAASEPFTDLVGAFRRWDSKVGCQRFREKWGNGLALNQSKNAALQGFGKCKGLKMNHVSVLVKGWTWIPDNLDNLYSCDCGLSCLWTKSNVLADKPDALLFETTTPPLQRRVGEPLRVYMDLEAGRKRSGLEEIFISYHAGDNVQATYAGALFHNGRNYHVSNNKNNDILVYWSSSRCLSQRNTIAKKLLKLLPHHSFGKCLNNVGGPDMALSMYPECANDANLAPKWWDHLHCAMSHYKFVLAIENTWTESYVTEKLFYALDSGAVPIYFGAPNVMDFVPPHSIIDGRKFSSFEELASYVKSVANNPVAYAEYHAWRRCGILGNYIKTRAASLDTLPCRLCEAISRKGGRNARS, from the exons ATGCTGCTGGTGCCACCCAAACCCATCAACATCACTATCACCATCTCCATCAtgctcctcttcatcttcttcctcttcttcttctccggcttcttccacttcccctcctccctctcccccatcaccaccaccaccaccagtagAACCGCTCGATTCACTCCCGCCGCTGCCGCATCGGAGCCATTCACCGATCTGGTGGGAGCGTTCAGGAGGTGGGACTCGAAGGTGGGGTGCCAGCGGTTCAGGGAGAAATGGGGTAATGGGTTGGCGCTGAATCAGTCAAAAAATGCAGCTTTGCAAGGGTTCGGTAAGTGTAAGGGTTTGAAGATGAATCATGTGAGTGTTTTGGTTAAAGGGTGGACTTGGATTCCTGATAATTTGGATAATCTCTACTCTTGCGATTGTGGGTTGAGCTGCTTGTGGACCAAATCCAACGTTCTTGCTGACAAGCCCGATGCTTTGTTGTTCGAAACTACCACCCCTCCTCTTCAG CGACGTGTGGGAGAACCACTTCGCGTATACATGGATCTTGAAGCTGGCCGGAAGAGATCAGGTCTAGAggaaatttttattagttatcatGCCGGAGACAATGTACAGGCAACCTATGCTGGTGCGCTATTCCACAATGGTCGAAACTATCACGTCTCCAATAATAAAAACAAT GATATACTCGTATATTGGTCCTCATCAAGATGCCTTTCTCAGAGGAACACAATTGCGAAGAAACTCCTCAAGTTGCTGCCTCACCACTCATTTGGAAAGTGCTTAAACAATGTTGGCGGTCCAGACATGGCTCTTTCTATGTACCCCGAGTGCGCGAATGATGCCAATTTAGCTCCAAAATGGTGGGATCACTTACATTGTGCGATGTCTCATTACAAGTTTGTTCTTGCAATTGAGAACACTTGGACAGAGAGCTACGTGACGGAGAAGTTGTTTTATGCCTTGGACTCTGGCGCAGTTCCTATCTATTTTGGTGCTCCAAACGTCATGGATTTTGTTCCTCCACATTCAATAATAGATGGCAGAAAGTTCAGCTCATTCGAAGAGTTGGCTTCATATGTGAAGTCTGTAGCTAACAATCCAGTAGCCTATGCGGAATACCACGCATGGAGACGGTGTGGCATACTTGGAAACTATATAAAAACTCGAGCAGCGAGCCTTGACACGTTGCCATGCCGGTTATGCGAGGCTATTAGCCGAAAAGGTGGAAGAAATGCAAGAAGCTAG